A single window of Mycosarcoma maydis chromosome 1, whole genome shotgun sequence DNA harbors:
- a CDS encoding uncharacterized protein (related to stress response protein rds1p), whose amino-acid sequence MKLTFSFVIALAAASSASSSPLFRRQNQISSAAGGLPSPSAISSVLAGPFDPATASSSSSATRVSSAAATTFSPSPTGGILPPTGTGTTFNDTQILQYALTLEHLEAEFYNQSLSKLSTSDFENAGYNASVRNQIYSIGRDEASHVSLLTEALGDQAVPACTYNFSAVTDVASFLTTARVLEGVGVSAYLGAAQNISNSSVLETAGSILVVEGQHQTYLIAQTNEGGNVIPGAFSTALDFKQVYSLAAPFIESCPENASLPITAFPTLSLSGGENNGSFTPGQQVTASYTSTNSTSSSSTDSNGTYLAIIQGVGAPQFLALDSNSSQVTLPSNLTGGQMYAVVTSSNTSVTDDTTIAGPALGYVYIPLVEAPEATNAAPSSTVSSASGSSAATSTGAVGAGPTGTPTDSSAASSATASGSDSIVSTDSLAAASASAVTSAATGASSATQGIPASIASLGSANLPQPTGAN is encoded by the coding sequence ATGAAGCTTACTTTTTCGTTCGTCATCGCCCTAGCAGccgcttcttctgcttcgtcatcgccacTTTTCCGACGACAGAACCAGATTTCGTcagctgctggtggtcTCCCCTCTCCATCAGCAATCTCCTCGGTGCTCGCTGGCCCCTTCGACCCTGCAACTGCTTCTAGCAGCTCTTCAGCTACGCGTGTCTCTTCAGCGGCTGCTACCACATTCTCTCCCAGCCCGACTGGCGGTATCCTTCCTCCCACTGGTACTGGCACCACTTTCAACGATACGCAGATCCTCCAGTACGCACTgacgctcgagcatctggaaGCCGAATTTTACAACCAGTCGCTCTCCAAGTTGTCGACTTCTGACTTTGAGAACGCTGGCTACAACGCATCGGTTCGAAACCAGATCTACTCGATCGGCCGAGATGAAGCTTCGCACGTCTCCCTGCTGACCGAAGCACTTGGAGACCAGGCGGTTCCCGCCTGCACATACAACTTCAGCGCTGTCACGGATGTGGCTAGCTTCCTGACCACCGCTCGTGTGCTTGAAGGTGTTGGTGTCTCGGCGTACTTGGGCGCAGCTCAGAACATCTCGAATTCTAGCGTGCTCGAAACGGCAGGTAGCATCTTGGTTGTCGAGGGACAGCACCAGACATACCTGATTGCTCAGACCAACGAGGGTGGTAATGTGATCCCTGGCGCGTTCTCGACTGCTTTGGACTTTAAGCAGGTGTACTCACTGGCTGCACCTTTCATCGAGTCGTGCCCTGAGAACGCCAGCTTGCCAATCACGGCCTTCCCCACTCTTTCGTTGTCCGGTGGCGAGAACAATGGTTCTTTCACCCCTGGCCAGCAGGTGACAGCATCGTACACGTCGACCAATTCcacatcctcgtcctccacCGACTCGAACGGCACGTACCTCGCCATCATTCAGGGCGTAGGCGCACCTCAGTTCTTGGCGCTCGACAGCAACTCGTCGCAAGTGACACTGCCCAGCAATCTCACTGGTGGCCAGATGTACGCCGTCGTCACTAGCTCGAACACTTCGGTTACGGATGACACTACTATTGCTGGCCCCGCTCTGGGATACGTCTACATCCCACTTGTTGAAGCACCAGAGGCAACCAATGCGGCTCCGTCCAGCACTGTATCTTCGGCGAGTGGTTCGTCCGCTGCTACTTCGACCGGGGCTGTTGGCGCTGGTCCCACGGGCACCCCGACCGACTCTTCTGCTGCATCCTCCGCAACAGCTAGTGGAAGTGACTCGATCGTTTCcaccgactcgctcgccgccgcctccgcctcggcTGTCACTTCGGCTGCTACCGGCGCTTCGAGCGCCACGCAGGGCATCCCTGCTTCCATCGCAAGTCTGGGTTCCGCCAATCTCCCCCAGCCCACCGGTGCCAATTGA
- a CDS encoding putative pantothenate permease, whose amino-acid sequence MGALHQARVFLWGQKPATKLEQRLLLKIDGVVMTFCTLLFLSNYLNRANFSNAYLTGMKEDLKFHGKQFNQVQSIFTAGYIIGLWPNNLILQVVPPRYWLPFCGAMWGILSACLAATKTPQQVMAIRFLQALFESSTFTGCHWILGSWYKEEELGKRSGIFSTFAQMGSLWSGVMQGRISQTMNGHLGLKSYQWLFIIDFALAMPIALFGLLLFPDTPRKTKAWFLTEEERQCAVQRLPQHEPTKMSWNLIKRVFGRWHIYMFGMLFGFGSMLESAGINSVMGFWFKSLGFSKAQINYYPLSLISIAIFTTIIASYTTDYVGSRFWVNPLMGIIISMSSIMLLVWDIPYGAKFFAFAIQGAGYMGQATNFAWANIVCQDDEQERAMVLAGMNVFSNIVNSWWNLVFWAATDAPKYRNGWISMFPLSVFVTVVALAIVYLERRDRRTKMHMYPVREEQPERLQTYTLPAEKGIMEADADDTSSEGKDKP is encoded by the coding sequence ATGGGCGCGCTTCACCAAGCACGCGTTTTTCTCTGGGGGCAGAAGCCGGcaaccaagctcgaacagcgcctgctgcttAAGATCGACGGTGTCGTCATGACGTTCTGCAcgcttctcttcctctccaACTACCTCAACCGAGCGAATTTTTCCAACGCCTACCTGACCGGCATGAAGGAAGACCTCAAGTTCCACGGTAAACAGTTCAACCAAGTGCAATCCATCTTCACCGCTGGCTACATCATCGGTCTGTGGCCCAACAACCTCATTTTGCAAGTGGTACCACCTCGGTACTGGTTGCCGTTCTGCGGTGCTATGTGGGGGATCCTGTCGGCGTGCTTGGCTGCGACTAAGACGCCGCAGCAGGTCATGGCGATTCGATTCTTACAGGCGCTCTTCGAATCGTCGACGTTCACAGGCTGCCATTGGATCCTGGGCTCGTGGTAcaaggaggaagagctcggcAAGAGGTCTGGTATCTTTTCCACTTTTGCACAGATGGGCTCGCTCTGGTCCGGTGTCATGCAGGGTCGAATCAGTCAAACCATGAACGGTCATTTGGGACTCAAGAGTTATCAGTGGTTGTTTATCATCGACTTTGCCCTAGCCATGCCGATCGCGCTTTTCGGTTTGCTTCTGTTCCCCGATACGCCGCGCAAGACCAAAGCCTGGTTCTTGACCGAAGAAGAACGACAATGCGCCGTGCAACGTCTTCCGCAGCATGAACCGACCAAGATGTCGTGGAACCTGATCAAACGTGTATTTGGTCGATGGCATATCTACATGTTTGGCATgctcttcggcttcggaAGCATGTTGGAATCCGCCGGTATCAACAGCGTCATGGGATTCTGGTTCAAATCGTTGGGCTTCAGCAAGGCACAAATCAATTATTACCCACTATCGCTCATCAGCATTGCCATTTTCACCACAATCATCGCTTCCTACACGACCGACTACGTCGGCTCGAGATTCTGGGTCAACCCTCTGATGGGCATCATCATCAGTATGAGCTCCATCATGCTGTTGGTATGGGACATTCCGTACGGTGCCAAGTTCTTCGCTTTTGCCATCCAGGGAGCCGGGTACATGGGACAGGCAACTAACTTTGCCTGGGCCAACATTGTCTGCCAGGACGACGAACAGGAACGCGCCATGGTTCTGGCCGGCATGAACGTCTTCAGCAACATCGTCAATTCATGGTGGAACTTGGTCTTTTGGGCGGCCACGGATGCTCCCAAGTACCGAAATGGTTGGATCAGCATGTTCCCCCTGTCGGTATTTGTCACCGTGGTCGCGTTGGCCATCGTGTATCTGGAGAGGAGGGATAGGAGGACCAAAATGCACATGTACCCTGTGCGCGAGGAACAGCCGGAACGGCTCCAGACCTATACTCTACCCGCTGAAAAGGGCATCATGGaagccgatgccgatgacACCTCGTCCGAGGGTAAAGACAAGCCTTGA
- a CDS encoding rRNA-processing protein UTP11 (related to UTP11 - subunit of U3-containing small subunit processome complex) translates to MEGSSYRNAVQRRNHKERSQPVGRAKLGLLEKHKDYVLRAKDHHKKRDMLKRLSEKAAMRNKDEFYFGMINSGTRNGVHQHARPTEQLDNDVVALLKTQDVGYVRSQIIAEKKRIKALVERLAPSVAGLSTEWLDDKENRRATLQRAGLLASSARSKPPKSSSSSSTATALIGAQGKKTVWLDDADAIRSYQSASASTSASASTSKASMPVQEANEGFGASWIDDLPSDSSDIQDDFGPTETPSSASTAMKKGSKHLGYLTTELASRYSRLDQLELAAEKLNLVRALMTHKGGSSRVVKATKKASLTDAVINAELTSNALALHDTDDDEQAHRAKPKVYTFTKQRKR, encoded by the coding sequence ATGGAGGGCTCATCGTACCGCAACGCGGTTCAGCGGCGCAACCACAAAGAGCGATCTCAACCGGTCGGACgagccaagctcggcctGCTGGAGAAGCATAAGGACTATGTGTTGCGAGCAAAGGACCACCATAAGAAGCGCGACATGCTCAAGCGTCTTTCGGAAAAGGCGGCTATGCGAAACAAGGATGAATTCTACTTTGGCATGATCAACTCGGGCACGCGCAATGGTGTTCATCAGCACGCGCGTCCGACCGAGCAGCTGGATAACGACGTCGTCGCACTTCTCAAGACGCAGGACGTGGGGTATGTGAGGAGCCAGATCATTGcagagaagaagcgcatcaaAGCACTCGTAGAGAGGCTTGCGCCGAGTGTGGCTGGATTGAGCACAGAGTGGCTCGACGATAAAGAGAACAGACGCGCGACGTTGCAAAGGGCGGGCTTGCTCGCCTCGTCTGCGCGGTCGAAACCGCCAAAAAGCTCGAGTTCCAGCTCGACCGCGACCGCGCTGATCGGCGCCCAAGGAAAGAAGACAGTGTGgctcgacgacgcagaTGCAATTCGCTCCTATCAGTCGgcttccgcttccacttctgcttccgcttccacGAGCAAGGCATCGATGCCAGTGCAAGAAGCCAACGAGGGATTCGGCGCATCTTGGATCGATGACCTCCCCTCGGACTCTTCCGATATCCAAGACGACTTTGGCCCAACTGAAACGCCATCTTCTGCATCTACCGCAATGAAGAAGGGCTCGAAACACCTCGGATACCTCACCACCGAGCTCGCCTCCAGATACTCGCGTCTCGACCAACTCGAACTCGCTGCTGAGAAGCTCAACCTGGTGCGCGCGCTCATGACGCACAAGGGCGGAAGCAGCCGAGTGGTCAAAGCCACTAAGaaggcgagcttgacagACGCGGTGATCAACGCTGAACTCACGAGTAACGCGCTTGCACTGCACGACacggatgacgacgagcaggcgCATCGTGCCAAGCCCAAGGTGTACACGTTTACCAAGCAGAGGAAGCGTTGA
- a CDS encoding putative cytochrome-c oxidase assembly protein, with the protein MIGATVATGRLAAASSSASLRFSATACTRRSAVGVQRGSLLLRMAHTWATEASRPWMIARRFSTEPTKLSMFRTHASPFSSASRCASTASSSKDGSTSRAAALTEKFQRRQRESYKRRNQSLMMYSAALMVLTLGFSYAAVPLYRAFCSATGFSGTPITDPERFAPSRLVPAYLDPSTNAPTKRIRVTFNADASDAIPWSFTPVQKEIYVLPGETALAFYTAKNKSDKDIIGIATYNVSPDRIAPYFAKVECFCFEEQKLLAGEEVDLPVFFFIDSDVLDDPSTKGVDDVVLSYTFFSARRNAKNGQLEPDTDLSQYTVGKDL; encoded by the coding sequence atgatcgGTGCGACAGTAGCAACTGGACGattggcagcagcgtcaagTTCGGCCTCGCTGCGATTCTCGGCCACGGCATGTACTCGACGCAGCGCAGTCGGTGTTCAGCGGGGCTCGCTATTGTTGCGCATGGCACATACGTGGGCGACAGAGGCTAGCAGACCTTGGATGATTGCTCGACGCTTTTCGACCGAGCCGACTAAACTGAGCATGTTCAGAACGCACGCTTCACCATTCAGCTCCGCatctcgatgcgcttcgaCCGCGTCGTCATCCAAGGATGGCTCGACATCGCGCGCCGCAGCGCTGACCGAAAAATTCCAACGTCGGCAGCGCGAATCGTACAAGCGACGCAATCAATCGCTCATGATGTACTCTGCCGCACTGATGGTGTTGACGCTCGGATTCAGCTACGCCGCCGTACCTCTGTACCGTGCGTTTTGCTCAGCCACCGGATTCTCAGGCACCCCTATCACAGACCCTGAACGATTCGCACCGTCGCGCTTAGTCCCCGCCTACCTCGATCCGTCCACCAACGCCCCCACAAAGCGCATCCGCGTCACATTCAACGCCGACGCCTCTGACGCCATCCCCTGGTCCTTCACCCCCGTGCAAAAGGAAATCTACGTCTTACCAGGTGAAACCGCTTTGGCATTCTACACAGCAAAGAACAAATCGGATAAAGACATCATCGGTATCGCCACGTACAACGTGTCCCCCGACAGGATCGCCCCGTACTTTGCCAAGGTGGAATGCTTCTGCTTTGAAGAgcagaagctgctggctgGAGAGGAGGTCGATCTACCCGTGTTCTTCTTCATCGATAGCGATGTATTGGATGACCCCAGCACCAAGGGTGTCGATGACGTCGTTCTCAGTTATACCTTCTTCAGTGCGAGAAGGAACGCCAAGAACGGCCAGTTGGAGCCCGATACCGACTTGAGCCAGTATACAGTTGGCAAGGATCTGTAG